TCTTTAACCCTGACACGCGCAAGCTCAAGGCCATCATGCAGCAGCTCGTGGCTCAGAACAAAGCCACCATCGTCAACAAGACTTCGTTGCATAACTCGAAAGGAAACAAACAGTTTAAAAGCGATGTCTGGAATTGGTTTGGAGATGTGAGGTTGTTCATTACTGAGAATGATGCGGAAAGGCTGAAGATACCCTATTACATAAGAGTAAATGGAGATGAGCAACAGATGATATGCAAAGTATTTGTGGGTTGTTTTCGATGCTCTGCATTATTTATGTACGATTCTCAGCACCATTCAACTTCCACACTTCGTTATCACGTCAGGGCTTGCACGAGACCCAAAGAAtggtaataatatatttttttagctatttattctaatttttagtttagttagtttttttagttttagttagtttttttaaaaaaataaggttattAAAGCCCTTACTCAAACTGGGCTCGAATCTCGTTCACTCAAATTGGAGCCtttgaattttcattgtttttttaattattgaaattagtttgaaagtcatttttcttaagtaaattgtacattttttttgtgaagaaagTAGAGGGTGCAATTCAAAGTCTGCAGATCATTTTGCAAGCTTAATAATATATGTTTGACtccagggttgggtttttgacgtcaaaaagtggtttttgacatgacaggggtataatactggtttaaaccgtcaaaaacccgtcgaaaatgtcaaaaactgaagtttgccaagaaaatatattaacttcAAAACNtgacggtttaaaccatggtttaaactgtcaaaaaatgtcacatgtcaaaaacctgccaaccctgttTGActcattttcaaacattaaaatattttaatctcattTATATACTTACTTagcattaaagttttaattttaagtcatttgTAGATTTATCATGACTGATTTGTGGGCAATTTTTCAAATCTGGTGGAATCTATGAAATTATCAAATCTGGTAATTTTGAGTAGTCACAGATTTGGCCAGAAACATTTAAACCTTTACAATACTGTGTTACAACATGTAAGTTAGGGTGATTATGCTACCAGTTGacatcaaaaaatttagatctgagagtgtaaaatgaattttaattttgagagaaaaatatattgattataataactcaatttcactttgtattttatgcacaaataataatattctagtGTAATATTCTAGTTTTgtgttcaaaaatatcaatattatttatgtcacttgttttaagtattttgcgatttaatttagaaataacacTATATTTTATGGATTACTGAAAACATTTGAATTGGTTTAAACTTtctaattgaactttttttaataactttaattttaataagataaatgaTTATTTCATGCTCTACAAAGCACATTTCATAGTGTGCTGAAAGCACATTATTGTTGCtactagttttaatttatttatttgtacttttatttgcattaagcAAACTTTTCGTGTAACACTGGTTTTTGATGATTAGTAGAAATTTCTGTTATATTTGAGGtgtaaattaagattttaaacaaccttatatattttttaactttttcacaatcgacaaaaaagtttattcatatCAATTTCTAGGCCCAAGAAAATATGCGTTCAGAGCTAATGCAGGTCCTTTGGCAAAACGCTTTTAGGAATGCTTTCACCAAAGGCCTTATTGTGAATAGTGATAAGCAGaagtaatttgtaaaaaaagggTTTAGAATAGTAAACTGGCACaccaaaacataaatattttttaataattcctcaTGTTTAAATAGGAGATtccaatttattattctaatcagCAATTCCAATTTATTATTCCAAACAATTTTGAATGGTGGCGTAAATTAAATTCTCCAGCAAAATTTGTCTCTGAAAAGTAGTCAAAATGCCTACATTTCAAAAGCAGTTCATAGtctctactttaaaaaataaaataaaaattatgcagttaactacatttgtaataaagtagttgtaatTGTAGTTTACtcctaaaaaaattagtttttctgagGCTGACATTTCTGTATGTgtattcaaaatcaatttcagCTCAATTCAATCTGTGATTGCAATTTGGTGTAATTTGATTGCTCTTTGGCATGAttctactctttttttaaaaaatttaataaaaaaaaagaagaaaaaaacaaattttgctttaactaaaaaaaattaggtttttttcaaacttttgaagaaaaaaattcgttttcatGCATTTTCTTACCTATGTAAACACgattcaaaattgcattttctggatttaaaaatcaaatattcacGTGCATATCTCAATTTTCATTcccatgatttaaaattatacatctaGAGTTGTATCCACGCGATCTAAAATTACACACCTCAATATGTATTCAAGGGATTTAAAAAATCTCCTCTTGCAATTCGTATTCATGCATCAAGATCAAAGTTtgcgcaaaattaaaaaaaaaaattacatttttattttgccttgTTCATAATtcgacatttttattaacacatTGATAATGTTCTACAGATATATGCTTCTTACATACATTTCTTGCACAAATTTCAggaatttttccattatttaaaatttgttttgtgatcatttttggatttctattttcagctttttttttttacccaactCATCCTTGCTTATAGGCCAGTATATTTTGTCAATTGTaatgctatttaataaatactttcgctttaatgttttgatatgaaaaattataagatgaCTTGAAAACAACTTGTTTTATTGTGTATTACCAGAAGCATTCTATTTGGTCAGTTGTATTGTTAaacgtaatttatttattttatttcagtattttcataTCTGATGATAAGATGGATGATGAGAATCAACCCGTacctgaaaataaaactatcataGTCTCACAAGATGGAACCACAGCTAAGGTGAAGCGTTTTAGAACTGATCCTCGCAAACAGAAAGAAGTTATTGAACAGCTCTTCCAAAAACAGAAAGCGATAATCACCAGGAAATCTTTCATGAACATGAAGGGTAACAGACGGTTCAAAAGTGATGTTTGGAATTGGTTTGGAGACATCAGGCTCCTGATAAGTCGCAGTGAggcaaaaaagttaaaaattcccTATTACATTAGAAGATGTGGTGATGAGCAGATGgtattatcaaaagtttttgtTGGTTGTTTTAAATGCTTAGCCTTATTTATACATGATTCCCAGAAATCGACGTCTACACTTCGCTACCACATAAGAACCTGTTCTCGACCCAAAGAACGCAAGAAAAGGACCACCcccaatataatattttttccaaataataaaaaaggcatAAAACTGCCTACAGCTGCTTTTAATGAAAGTGATGCCATACCTGCACATGAAAAATTGTTGAACTGTGCTCTCAGCACCGAGAGCTCTTTAAGCATGATTCAAGAGCCAGAATTTCGCAAGATACTAGATATGTGTATCAAGATTGGTCAAACCTACGGAGATGTTAATATCGATAGTTTATTATGTGCCACTCCGACATTGACTAGCTTTATATTAAATGACCTTTATGTTACATCCGTTAATGAGTTCTACACAGAGTTTCAGCATTCCTATGGTGCCACTTACAGGTTAAGCGTGTGGATAGATGAGCAGGTGAAATTTCCTTTTGTGAGTGTTCATTGTAGCTACGTCAATTCTGGGGGTGCGCTTAAGAATGTAATTATTCATACAGACGATTTCGATTACGATGCAAAAACTCCGGAGGCTGTTCGGACGTGGCTGAATTTGTTCCTCGCTGACCAACCTGTTGTGCCATTCAAGCGATTAATTGCCATTGACAATGAATCCAATCTTGTGCcagtttttaaagaagaaacGTGTGTCAAGTGCTGCATACAGAACCTGACAAAAAGTCTTCAGCAGACTGCCAGTAAAGGATTTGCCATGACGGACAGTGAACTTCCTGATTTCACAAATCTGCTGAGCAGCTGCATCGATCTTGTCAGTTACTTTCAGCAAATTTCTGACCAGTACGAGCTTCCAGAAGAGTTAATAAAATGCCCCGACAACAAATGGACTTCCCTTTTAGCCTTGTTCCGATCTATCGAAGAACAGTACGATTGCATTCTCAGCATTTTGAACGATACTAGTTCTACACACTTGTTGTCCGTTGAAAAGTCTACAATCACATCCATTGTGAAGttctttaatctttttgaaGATGCAATATTGCATTTGTCATATCAAAATAAACCAACTATCAACTTAGTTATTCCTTGGATTTCCAAGTTGCAAAAACACTGCTCCTTGGACAACGACGATTCGTCGGTCCTAAAACAACTGAAGAGTAACATGCTTCTCGAAATGGCCGAAGTCACCAGCAACTTGGTGGTGGAGCATCACATTGCAGCGGTGCTGGATCCTCGgtttaaatcaatgaatttcGGTTTTCCGACTCAGTACAAAGAGGCAAACGCAAAGCTGAGAAATCTTATCAAAGAATGTATGGAATCGCCAAACGTAGAGGATTTGGTGGATGTTCGAAGACCCTACTCCGAATCGGATTATTTGCCCTCTGGGAAATTGTATGATCCAAACAGATGCGAAAAAGCGGCGACACAAGAACTCGAGAAATATCTTTCTGAGCCATTCCAGCTGCTCGGCTTGGAAGACGAAAGTCGGTTTGATGTGTTGAAGTACTGGAAAACACATTCTGAGCAATATCCGGACTTGTGTAAAATAGCTCAATGGATATTATCATGTCCTGCCAGCTGTGTTGAGGACAATGAGATTTTCTGGAGCAACAATTGGCAAGTCCACTGTCCTCGCCTACCTCTTCCGCCTGACAATGTAAACAAAGTTTTGTTTGTAAAATCTTTTCGTGGTTTGTAAAATGTCGAACCTGTTTGTTTAGTCTGGAACATTGTGTATATTAACTTACTGAATTTGACTTGATATCATGTCTGCCAGGAGGATAAAGATGTTTCCTGCAACAACTCTCTCTCTTCCACGCGACTatataaacatagttttttgATGAAGCTTTTGTGGTTTGTAAAATGTTATGCcgttaagttttattatttgtatcgACATAAAATATGATCTTAACTCTGACTTTGTTTGAACAGACTGATATGCAACACACTTCTAACTATGTGAGGTGTAATCATAAAAAGGATTTGTATACACTCCTTAACTGAAACATCAGATATGTAAACTTTATCAGGATTATAACTCTGATTAAGAGTCAGAATGGACTGATTgtgctaatttatttataagtgatAAATTACCTGAAGTATCAATTATGTTAACTTAGTCATTTGTTACTTGgagttattttatataaacagGGAGCCACAAAAGTTAATATGCATGTGCCGTGTGTTACtacaacttcatttttttaaaaatatatatttccaaatttttgaaatactgtAAAAGTCTgtttaagtttatataaaactttctgaaattatataacTTAACTGTAAAAGTTTGGCCAGGTTATATTATGTGGTAAAAAGTTCattgttaattcttttttttaataaaatagcagtaataagtatttttttataaagaataaattatttaaataagattattttcatgcaaaacAGAATCCACCCTATATGTGATGTCTAACATATGCTTACTAGCTTTCAAAGTTGGCAATTCTGCTATGTAATTGGAAAAACATTGCTAGGGCATGATGAGAGACTTATACTCGCATCCCTCGGGGATGATTCCCAGACactcaccaatagcccattgtgcagatctAGTGCAACATAATTAAAGTACCTACCTGTACTAGCGTTCCCCCCCTTCAATTGCATAGCAGTATTGTCGAACAAAGAATACCAGTGAACTGAGAAGATATCACCCCTTTTATACCTTATTAACTATGTTACTGACTGGGTCTTGGCTTTTAAGACTTACACAGTGACTCCCACTGTGgctaaaaaatatggaatatatTCAACTGGCTAATTCCCTGGCTAATCAACTGGCACAATCACTGTCAGAAGACATCAACTGGCTTGcccaaatgttttttatttttttaaattcaagtttatgaattttagaTCCAAAAATTACtatcaagaaaattattcaaagtgtGGTTGGATGAATAGAAGTTTTTCCAggatttaaaaatcagaaaaacttGATTTGTGCAAAGATACCAGAATATCTCTGTGAAATGCTCTCAGAATcagtttttctaatatttcttttacttacaTAGATAGTATGCACATGTGATACAGGGTTCGTACAGACTCCTTATACTCCTTGGAAATAAAAAGGTCTCCAAGGAGTAATTGGAACTACTTAGATTTCCAAATTAGTCCTTAGAAACTTCTTAGATTATTGTGTTGCNACTTACATGGATAGTATGCACATGTGACAATCAGGGTTCATACAGACTCCTTTATAATCTTTGGAAATAAAAAGGTCTCCAAGGAGTCCTTGGAACTACTTAGATTTCCAAATTAGTCCTTAGAAACTCCTTAGATTATTGTGTTGCATAGATGAACTTACTAAGTCTGCTGATGAATTTGCTGCCCATGCAGAAAAACGAAACAATATAACTTAGCTGTCAAAAtctaatagtttaagaaaaactttaaaagaaaagaaattgaattgaaagagttagaagaaaaaaataacagcaaataattttaattttacatgttacaAGCAGACTTAATTAATGAtttactgtgatttttttttatagatgaattgccttaaattttcttatgtattATCTGTACTATGTActttaacaagatttattaaaatatttgaagctggaaaaaatgtttatgtgtTTTCacacataaacattttttccagcttcattattatttttctttaactataattattactataactatttatttttcttggtgaGGTTTGACAAAgtcgaaatttatttcaaaagggcTAGAGGAAAAtatcttatgcaaaatataaatttttgcaagttcTGTATAGTAACtgctttttgatttaaaaaaaaaaaataaaaactgtctaGTTATCTTTTAcgcaatgtttttaaattttggactCCTTGGATTTCTTCTTTTGATCTCTGTATGAACCCTGGATAATATAATTGTATAAGTAGGGATGATAACTTTCCAAATTTTTggttattaagtttttttttcttcctctgaTGTACAATTCtttgatttagttattttcaacACAACTACAAAACTTTATATGAACAGGGTATTGGCACACCTGAAAAGTCGTGAATTTTGGTGttgattataatttatcatgattttaacttttaaaaaaaaatcatggatttaGATTGCcgagaaatctattttttaaaatgaattcacCCCTTCCCCCCAGTTTCATGGTGTACCGAATTGGTAACAAAATCCTCACTcgcagtcatattttattaaaatataaaatgtttttatcatgttctttaaaaattatggtgttcattaaaaaaatgaaagaaaaacatcatttctagagcgaattatcttttaaacttctgaaatttcagaatttttgttatttattattttattaatttaaaattctagctgaagcatgccagtcattggcgaattttttttattctgaaatgagagcagaaaaatcaggagtgtTCTCCCTTTTgataaacaagaaaagtatctttagaatataattctgcagaaaaaaagaaaaaataataatttgcttttgtattttttcagctattttattgcttcaacactttctttactctgttttttaaatttaaaatctataaatatgaagatgcagagtataccAGTTTTAGTTACatctatcatttcaattaatgttattagaatgcgtttcaaaatttattgttgtgtttttgtccgAGAAAATAGTGACTTCGGTAtatcatgaatttgaaaatcttaaatgtagcagataccctgtatgaAATGCCACATTCTTCCAACTTTCTTGTGGTGACGCTTTTAAAATGCTatcaaattttctgaaagtttgaaatttgcattgtctaccactctatcaaatattttacaataagtgTAGTAGTTAGCAGCCCTGTATAATTACACTTAgagatttataaaagaaatatattccaATCATTTTCACTAACACATGtatcgaataaaaatttaatttctttattgcaaatttaatagTTCCTTATGTGCATGTCcatgaaatatatattgaatatggtgccgatatttgatttattaaatgccATGATAAAGAATTACAATATTTGTGAAGcaatgcaatttaatatttcttaaatacatagttataaaaatataagaaattgtttattcttttactCGAGAAAgaattcaatgcaaaatttgaagatGTTCTTTTCTCTCAATGAATTTTTGGAGGTTGCtgagaactttaaaaattggcaTGTTGTAGTGATGCcaaatgttataatttctaAGACAATTAGCCAAAAATGGAAAGcttgactaaaaaaattttaatagtactCATTTATAAGATAAATGGGCAGCACTATATATAATGTGCAGATATGTTATCGACCAATTAATGTATATAGatgcaatgtaaataaaatgtattttaagtgaatgtggattgaataaataaagttgtcagaatattatttcaatgtGATTAGTATGTTTCTCATTAACAGCATCATTCATACCTGTCAACATtggacaaataaaataaaggaaattttacaaGCGACATTCTTCAAGCTACAAGTAAAGCCttgatacatcatgcataatcGTGTaagtcaaaattgaaaataatataagcacttacaatcagagaagtaaaaaatgtgtatgtaaatctttaaatatgtatataaatatttttaatctcccTAAGTTGGCAtcattgcttatttatttttcaagtacaTCATACAAAACATTgcactattatttattaaacaaatggttaattctcatatttagaccaataagcaataattttttgtataaatatttattttaaaaaaaaaaatcctgcatGAAACCAAAGTTACATTATATACAAGCatttaaagttaacaaaaaatgtttatgctAAAAAGCTTATAAGCGTTGAATTTAGTTAGACATTTTAGGTGCTTACAAGGTATAACTATTAATTTCCTCTTGAAAATATGACAATTATACATCCATAATATGTTTgcaagtaacaaaaattttgaaaaataaagaaattaataattatgatttccAAAGACTGACTGTTTGCTTATAagcttattctatttttttaaaattattattgtgtaaaaaaatttaacttaacatgaatttttaagatatttgtgcataacttttttgacatgatacaaagaaatttttgtatgtATCTAATTTTGATAGTCTCTTTGACAGAGGGCTTCTTTTATAACACTGCAGATTAACATGGTAAATTAATATGGAAACTAGATATGAAAGCATAAGAAAAAtgtaccaaaatttattttttttagttagtaaATGTGTAAGATCTGTAGTAATTAGCACTATTGCCTAACactttatatgaataatttttgagtgaCAGCAGAATTACAGTAatagattctttaaaataaatatttctagacTGAGATATCACAATCTACAGTCTAAAAGCGTAACATGGTCTTTGAATGGttattatgcattatttcaacaaaatattaaaaaacaacataactatattaaaaaaaaatagaattgttttaCACCCTGgtgtactttaaaaatacaaaatcataactataaaacttcaaaacaaaattaaaagtgttaaatCTTTCaaccttttgatttttttaacaaaaaatttctttatccaaaatatgtttaataaaaattaacttaaaatttaatatgtaagtACCATACtgtgacttaattttttaattctttagacAATgcaatattatacaattttatcatttactaaTGTTCTATTAGAGGACTTAAAcgctagaaagactgaaacttagtaaatacctatattgcccaaaagcagccaaaatgactggattgtaaaagaataaataatgtgtaaataaatttatttaaaattaatattttttatactatttacagttatatagcaagttattagtaaatattaacgataaagaaaattatatgttgtacaaaaagccatgaaattctaagaaattgtgtcattatatacatcattatttttcgaattgaaattaaaaagcagtcaaaattacTTCCCTTGGCAATCCAGTGTTAAAAACCTAAAACTGAGTTACAAAATTCTGAGACGttcatataatttttgagaaaataagtgttcataaaatttttactcactccaatttttagaaattaaaaattggtagttatggGTGTAACATACTGCATTATATTATGTCTGTAACACAcggtttttaaacttatgaaataattattattcttattactttaacaaaaattataggaACTGCtcgatttatttaatatcttagttaaatgctataaagtctacacataaaaatttctaaatgtcGGAATCTTCCCGTTGTTCGtattgaaatggaaaatttgttttataaaaagcttaGGACAATTATATTGTGGCCCCATAAAGACAGAGTGCTGAACAGGaagtatttttatgaagtttattAACACAAAATGAATGACAGATGATTGTTTGCCTTTAGACTAACTTCTTGGCCTGGAAAAAACTCTTAAGATGCCTCATCTGCCAGAATCCCATCATTAAAAGAATCAGAGTCTGGGCAATGGACCAATACAGAACTCTCTGGTTGGTGCTTTCACTGGTCTGTCTAAACCGCTCCT
The Parasteatoda tepidariorum isolate YZ-2023 chromosome 9, CAS_Ptep_4.0, whole genome shotgun sequence genome window above contains:
- the LOC107439729 gene encoding transposable element Hobo transposase, producing MENASSSLVCSSDVAAFVDALETLNCNETVGAYGENIVICIADQDGSIIPTHASVQETDTTVTDIEDACADTGGQFFNPDTRKLKAIMQQLVAQNKATIVNKTSLHNSKGNKQFKSDVWNWFGDVRLFITENDAERLKIPYYIRVNGDEQQMICKVFVGCFRCSALFMYDSQHHSTSTLRYHVRACTRPKECIFISDDKMDDENQPVPENKTIIVSQDGTTAKVKRFRTDPRKQKEVIEQLFQKQKAIITRKSFMNMKGNRRFKSDVWNWFGDIRLLISRSEAKKLKIPYYIRRCGDEQMVLSKVFVGCFKCLALFIHDSQKSTSTLRYHIRTCSRPKERKKRTTPNIIFFPNNKKGIKLPTAAFNESDAIPAHEKLLNCALSTESSLSMIQEPEFRKILDMCIKIGQTYGDVNIDSLLCATPTLTSFILNDLYVTSVNEFYTEFQHSYGATYRLSVWIDEQVKFPFVSVHCSYVNSGGALKNVIIHTDDFDYDAKTPEAVRTWLNLFLADQPVVPFKRLIAIDNESNLVPVFKEETCVKCCIQNLTKSLQQTASKGFAMTDSELPDFTNLLSSCIDLVSYFQQISDQYELPEELIKCPDNKWTSLLALFRSIEEQYDCILSILNDTSSTHLLSVEKSTITSIVKFFNLFEDAILHLSYQNKPTINLVIPWISKLQKHCSLDNDDSSVLKQLKSNMLLEMAEVTSNLVVEHHIAAVLDPRFKSMNFGFPTQYKEANAKLRNLIKECMESPNVEDLVDVRRPYSESDYLPSGKLYDPNRCEKAATQELEKYLSEPFQLLGLEDESRFDVLKYWKTHSEQYPDLCKIAQWILSCPASCVEDNEIFWSNNWQVHCPRLPLPPDNVNKVLFVKSFRGL